In the Topomyia yanbarensis strain Yona2022 chromosome 3, ASM3024719v1, whole genome shotgun sequence genome, one interval contains:
- the LOC131693882 gene encoding uncharacterized protein LOC131693882, producing the protein MQKEVEHASKILLENDGMEVNPESETGHLEEPVTKLLHLEITPALQRCVLSGNNSRQNEICFESLNDISLNDDTKGKKFEVDYKMLYENEKKTSGQLHARIKKLSCALRNARRVNQWRSNTIAKKKRQIYILRNEVKRLRTEKSTDAKLLELLKSNTVVYNSMMNELKKPKGRRYNEQTKKFALGAYLAGPAAFRYVQSTEVLNLPSKMSIRRWNADVMIAPGLNDAILNRLAKKCKNFSKKERAVTICIDGMSIKQELVYNAKTDTFFGFPSDGTKRKIERNKPRVLATEAVVIMISGMCALEQDRLQLNKQHKGSRSGRFKQVIFNVNIVQTVD; encoded by the exons ATGCAAAAAGAAGTGGAACATGCTTCAAAGATTTTATTAGAAAACGATGGGATGGAAGTTAATCCAGAAAGCGAAACCGGACATCTTGAAGAACCGGTAACAAAACTGTTACACTTGGAAATAACACCAGCTCTACAGCGTTGTGTGCTGTCTGGTAACAACTCGAGGCAAAATGAG ATCTGTTTTGAATCACTCAATGACATTTCGTTGAATGATGACACTAAAGGGAAGAAATTTGAAGTAGACTACAAAATGTTGTACGAAAACGAGAAGAAAACATCCGGCCAGCTACATGCACGAATAAAAAAACTCAGCTGTGCACTACGTAATGCTCGACGTGTAAATCAATGGCGATCAAACACCATAGCTAAGAAGAAAAGACAAATTTATATTTTGCGAAACGAGGTCAAACGTCTCCGTACAGAAAAATCAACTGATGCCAAGCTTCTTGAACTGCTGAAGAGTAACACTGTAGTTTATAATAGCATGATGAATGAATTGAAAAAACCTAAAGGACGCAGATATAATGAACAAACTAAAAAGTTTGCCCTCGGAGCTTATCTCGCAGGTCCAGCAGCTTTTCGTTATGTCCAAAGCACAGAAGTTTTAAATTTGCCTAGTAAAATGTCCATACGCCGATGGAACGCGGACGTCATGATAGCACCTGGTTTGAATGATGCCATCCTTAATCGCTTGGCGAAAAAATGCAAGAATTTCTCGAAAAAAGAACGAGCCGTGACTATTTGTATAGATGGGATGTCTATCAAGCAAGAACTTGTGTATAATGCGAAGACAGACACATTTTTTGGCTTTCCTTCTGATGGAACCAAGCGAAAAATTGAAAGGAATAAACCAAGGGTCCTTGCTACAGAAGCGGTAGTAATAATGATTTCGGGAATGTGTGCTTTAGAGCAGGATCGCCTTCAACTCAATAAGCAGCATAAAGGTAGTCGATCAGGTAGATTCAAACAGGTAATATTTAACGTCAATATTGTTCAAACTGTTGActga